The following DNA comes from Musa acuminata AAA Group cultivar baxijiao chromosome BXJ1-4, Cavendish_Baxijiao_AAA, whole genome shotgun sequence.
CATTATGCTATTCCAACTTTCAAAACAAATAGTATTATAACTTATTATGATGTTTGTCTTAGCAATAAAAATCATAGACTACCTTTTAGAACATCTTCCATATTCTGCTctaaacaatttaaaattatttacaccgatttttaggatatttctctaactatttttttttataattttagattttatatcattttcatagattattttattaagtacatatattATATCCTCTCAACCATAAATCTAAAGTTTTTACAATCTTTATCCATTTTAAAAAGTTAGTCGAAAACTACTTCCAATCTacaattaaaatagtttactttgatggcggaggtgaatatcaagccctaacATCCTATCTCGGTATACAACATCTCAAGTTACTCCCGTATACTCCTCAACTAATTAGCTCTACTGAACATAAATATTGATATATAGTTAAAACTGGTCTCACCCTTCTATATCAAGCCTCCATACCATCAACCTTTTGGTCAGCAACCTTTCATAATGGAGTTTGTCTCATTAACTACATGCTCACTCTAGTCCTACAATATTAGTCacaatttgaaaaactattttacaaaatcttaaactttcaaaaactcaaaatatctggttgtttatgttatccgtggctATGCCTCTATGCTTCACCTAAGATAACATCAAGATCCAAGCCTTACATTTTCATAAGGTACTATATTGAACATAATTCTTTCCGATGCCATGATCCTCAAACTCAAAAAGTTTTTATATCACACCATATCATTTTTGTGGAGTCTACTTTTCCCTTCCAAAATCATGGGTCTCTAGTTATGCGAGTCATTCCAACAACCATatatcactggagtataccttagACCTCGTCAAACAAATCTCTCGTAACACTATCCAGTCCTTCCCATTAGGATATGCACTCTCTTATTACTCCAGTTCAGCAGCTCCTCACTCTCACCACTACTTCTCCACTTCTTCATAAGTTCACCCTATTGATGAAGCACTACCCTCAAAGGACCTAGTGACACTGAAGTGCCTCAACCTGACTAGGTACATGTCAGTGACTCTCTATCAATACTTATACCTACCATATAACCTAACAATTTTatcgcacttggacatctcatgacATCATACTCCAAAAGTAACATTTTCATACTACGTCAAGTCATTGACCTTCATGTTATCACAAAATCTCCACCTGAGCCCGTTGAACTcgacaccatcacttaagctcaaAAATCTCTATAATGGTGCAAAGCCATGTGTAAAGAATATGATGTCATACTCCATAATTCTGTTAGGACCATGactacactaagaggggggatgaattaatgcTTACGTAAAAACGTTAGTtcgaaaattctcattcgatgaAAATTGATCGGAAAgataagtttaacttgaaagtgtacaaaagcgtagtgaaagtaagaaatcagtttgtaatgaaaatgaaatgcttaaagtaaatgcaaaccagagtataccggatttatagtggtttggtcattgtgacttaCGTTcattctcgattcctcttcactcgagaccaccggcttccactatcgaCTTTCTTTCTAATAGGCGAATATCAACTACctttacactctttcttcttttcacaggtttacgaaagaacctttacacccctcttttacaagtgttccctcacacacttcccttaggactatcactaagcgCTTAAGGAGGGACTCTAAACTTAAAAGAGTTTGCAACTTTAGAATCACTCTATTTTCGTGTGTATTCCAAGcaggaatttgtggggtatttatagaccccaaatgacttcaaaacttggaaccaaaattcaaattcttagcttttcggggtactggtggtacaccgccaatattgggtggtaccagtGCCTGCCAGTTTGACATTGGacgataccaccgcttagtctgatGATACTACAACTTGAcacattgacactgggtggtaccaccgcctagtctgacggTATCATAATCTGACATAGTtttgaagactatgtctgggtggtatcaACGTTAGACCTTGCTTCAAGACACTAAATGGGCCAAACACTAAATGCATTATTTCAtcgcaataccaactcaattagatttaaactaactcaatttagataattattacaaagcattgatcatatgttgtccgacatattatTTGTACTAACAAACTCTCTCACGAAACTTCTCgcccataaaatatttttattgcatcgatccaagatcatCATCCTTGACAAGAACTTAATcttgtgggagcatgatagaaaataagattttcataattaattgataaaatctCTCTTAGTTAATtgatcttgataaaaaaaaaattctctaaagtatataaatataattcacgttaataaaacttaataagtctttcttgaacaaCAAAAACAAAGGACCGATACACACACGAGAATGAGCTCGTGCAATTACCGAGTCTTTATTCACATGTTCGGAGAATTATTCTTGCACGCATCACGACCTTGTGTTGTCAACACGTCGTCAATGATGCTACCTAGAAATCAAACGGTGGTTCACGAGGAGGCCATCTCCTCGTGGGAGACGAGAGGCTGCATCCGTTTCAGGAGCAGATCGAAGTCGTCTTGCGTCTTGATGAGGCTGAAGCGCGTGTAGCGGCTATCTGCTTCGAACAGTGCGCCGGAGCGTGAGATGATGCTCCCCTTCCTGAGCGCTTCATGGCAGTCGTCCTCTTCCTTCCACTCGCACTTCAACCAAGCATAAGCTGCATAACAGATCCAATGTCAGTGAACTTCGAGGATACTGTGATCTTCTTCCTCGTTCGCTCGAGAGGGGGCATTGCCTGGAGAAGGGTCTCGGATCGTTCTGAAGTAGTTGCAGTAGCGAGCAGAGTGTTGCTGAAGCGAGAAGCGGCTCGAGGAGGAGACGAGATCATTCAGCTTGCTCCACCTCGCCTTCAGCGTCCTGTAACCGAACTCGAAGATGTCACCTTTTCCTCCCTTCTCCGCTATCATGACCTTGATCAGCTTCAGGACTCTCAGGTGGGTGTCGCGAGAGACGCCCATGGTGTTCAACGACAAGTAATTTGCGGTCCTCTCGTAGACTCCCTCGTCTTTGATCACCGCCCACCTGCGTTCAAGATTTGGAGTTCAGCAAGCGTCTTGGCGTTGCTGATAAGAGAAGGGACGTGCGTACCCAAACCTACTTCCGGCATGGCCGGAGATCTTGGAGTTGGTGAAGAGCATCACGTCTTCATCTGCCGGGTCCAGAATTGGCGAGTAATGAGGCCAGTAGTAGGCGTAATCGAAGATGACGGCTGAGCTCCCGAGAACTGGCTGCTTGAACAGCCCATCGGGATTGTTTGGGGAAGTGACGAATTCGATAAAGTTCGTCGCCGACGAGACCGATGAGTTCGCCCAGCTAGACGTCGTCCCTCCCCATCCATACGCTCTCGTTTCGAACAGGTTGGTCTGCTTCTTGTAGAACTGACAACGAAAGCCATGACATCGATCGTCGAGAAGTAAGAGAAGGGTTCCAAGCAATCAGCCCGCATCAACAGATGGAAATGTCTACTGACCGGGTAGTAGGGAACCGAAGCGACGACGCTGGCGGGGGAGGAGGAGGCGTTGCTCGGAGAGAGCGCGTAGACCAGAGCGTTGATGAGCTGGGCCGATCCCGATCCGAAGACGATGAACTTGCCGTCGGTGACGGCGTTGCCCACCACCTGATGGAGGATGCGGATGTGCTTCTCGAGCTCGATGGAGAGGTAGTCTTTGCCGTCGGTGGAGTAACTCATGCGATGCCATCCTGAGATCACCAACGCGCTGCTCGCAGCTTGCTGCTGCCAGTATGCTTCCAAGAACATCGGATCCCCGCTGAAAAGGAAGACACAGGTCAATTACCGATCGCCTCATGACCAAGTAAAACTCATTGAGAAAAAGAATTCATCAAGATATGAGTTGGATTTTCTCGTTCTGCTGCAGACAATTCTATGCATATAATAAAAGGTTAAATTCTTTGTATCATTTCATCCACTAATTTAATTTAATCGTTGGAGGAACATAGTCGACGACATCTCTTCTAAATTTAGGTCCTCATGAGATATTATAACATGAGAGCCATTGCTTCGGATATTTACCAACATATTGGACGGAATAATCAATCACCTCGATGATGATCACCACTATCACAAACTAACAACGGTATACATCCAATATAATAACGGATAATCCAATCGAAGTACTTATCGGATGTCTAA
Coding sequences within:
- the LOC135640326 gene encoding tryptophan aminotransferase-related protein 4-like; translation: MKLLLVLFSSLFLNAYFYFCLFLHHHHHHQRPPSLGWTGSAATEAEAVAAINCSGHGRAFLDGVLAGGGLPVCECNKCYYGSDCSQLLHDCPADVDSGDPMFLEAYWQQQAASSALVISGWHRMSYSTDGKDYLSIELEKHIRILHQVVGNAVTDGKFIVFGSGSAQLINALVYALSPSNASSSPASVVASVPYYPFYKKQTNLFETRAYGWGGTTSSWANSSVSSATNFIEFVTSPNNPDGLFKQPVLGSSAVIFDYAYYWPHYSPILDPADEDVMLFTNSKISGHAGSRFGWAVIKDEGVYERTANYLSLNTMGVSRDTHLRVLKLIKVMIAEKGGKGDIFEFGYRTLKARWSKLNDLVSSSSRFSLQQHSARYCNYFRTIRDPSPAYAWLKCEWKEEDDCHEALRKGSIISRSGALFEADSRYTRFSLIKTQDDFDLLLKRMQPLVSHEEMASS